In Apium graveolens cultivar Ventura chromosome 10, ASM990537v1, whole genome shotgun sequence, the following are encoded in one genomic region:
- the LOC141691327 gene encoding protein FAR1-RELATED SEQUENCE 5-like, which translates to MNVIGNIHGGNRKVGFNVQHVRNVLRDERKKRFEISDAQAGLDLLHRLNEESGSKYFIRTEVDEENRLKCLVWIDPRCIMAYQNFGNVMAFDTTYRTNRYAMPFVPFTGVNHHYQSVIFGFALMRDEHASTFEWILRTWLEGVGNNPPLTIITDQDQAMASAIAVVLPNTTHLLCSWHISKKFPEKLAHYYSAFPEFKTDFNHCIYKSLTECVFEARCALFVEKYHLQDHKWLNGLYELKHKWIAAYTRNKFSAFQNITSRSEGMNSFFDKYVSSATGLKEFIENAQKALARKFMREKEEDYVTINLKRPMKLYTTLEYHASCIYTKEMFRRFQDELVESSKYFVEKDRRASEEGEGMGDVYTYYSCYRPMSEPTRRNVYFVAFEKASSLGMCTCRMLEHSGLPCRHLLAVFTKKRVSKISPYYINRRWTLHANRVDGVLPYNLDVGQSHEMTSTDQFNSMTMLTMSFCQSSIASKERYDYAVGVMNREIPILERMSVDGIKSYESNSHAPNASAHEEPILDPIMSQTKGRKKDVRFRSPIESIGKKEKPPRKFTYCQMEDHDKRKCASRLEDLKNVQDSQYN; encoded by the coding sequence ATGAATGTGATTGGTAACATTCATGGAGGTAATCGCAAAGTTGGTTTCAATGTTCAACATGTTAGGAATGTGTTAAGAGACGAGAGGAAGAAAAGGTTTGAGATTAGTGACGCCCAAGCAGGGTTGGACTTATTGCATAGGTTGAATGAAGAAAGTggttctaaatattttattaggaCCGAAGTCGATGAAGAGAATCGCTTGAAGTGTCTAGTATGGATTGATCCGAGATGTATAATGGCTTACCAAAATTTTGGCAATGTTATGGCTTTTGATACCACTTATCGGACAAATAGGTATGCAATGCCATTTGTCCCATTTACCGGAGTCAATCATCATTATCAATCGGTAATTTTCGGGTTTGCATTGATGCGGGACGAACACGCGTCGACTTTTGAGTGGATTCTTCGTACTTGGCTTGAAGGTGTGGGGAATAATCCTCCATTGACTATAATCACGGATCAAGATCAAGCCATGGCAAGCGCTATTGCGGTTGTACTCCCGAATACTACCCATTTATTGTGTTCTTGGCACATTAGTAAAAAATTCCCCGAGAAATTAGCTCATTATTATTCGGCTTTTCCGGAATTCAAGACGGACTTCAACCATTGCATTTATAAATCTCTCACCGAATGTGTTTTTGAGGCTAGATGTGCGTTGTTTGTGGAAAAGTATCACTTGCAAGATCATAAATGGTTAAATGGGTTATATGAGTTGAAGCACAAGTGGATTGCTGCATATACTAGAAATAAATTTTCGGCGTTTCAAAATATTACATCGAGGAGTGAGGGGATGAATTCTTTCTTTGATAAGTATGTGAGTTCGGCAACGGGTTTGAAGGAATTCATTGAAAATGCCCAAAAAGCATTGGCAAGGAAATTCATGAGGGAGAAGGAAGAAGATTATGTCACCATTAATCTAAAACGTCCCATGAAATTGTATACCACATTGGAGTATCATGCTTCTTGTATCTACACTAAGGAAATGTTTAGAAGATTTCAAGATGAATTGGTTGAGTCTTCAAAATACTTTGTAGAAAAAGACCGACGAGCTAGTGAAGAAGGGGAGGGAATGGGGGATGTTTATACGTACTATAGTTGTTATAGGCCCATGTCCGAGCCTACGAGAAGAAATGTTTATTTTGTGGCATTCGAGAAAGCAAGCTCTTTGGGAATGTGTACGTGTAGAATGCTTGAACATTCGGGGCTACCTTGTAGACACCTATTGGCGGTCTTCACTAAGAAacgggtttcaaaaatttccccGTATTATATAAACCGGAGGTGGACATTGCAtgccaatagagttgatggtgtgtTGCCTTACAATTTGGATGTTGGACAAAGTCATGAGATGACCTCAACCGATCAATTTAATAGCATGACAATGTTAACCATGAGTTTTTGTCAAAGTAGCATTGCATCCAAGGAACGGTATGATTATGCCGTTGGAGTGATGAATCGAGAAATACCAATTCTCGAAAGAATGAGCGTTGATGGAATTAAATCTTACGAAAGCAATTCGCATGCTCCAAATGCAAGTGCTCATGAAGAACCAATTCTTGACCCTATTATGTCCCAAACTAAAGGGAGGAAGAAGGACGTTCGTTTCAGAAGTCCCATAGAATCGATTGGTAAAAAGGAGAAGCCACCAAGAAAGTTCACCTATTGTCAAATGGAAGACCATGATAAAAGAAAGTGTGCTAGTAGACTAGAAGATCTTAAAAATGTTCAAGATTCGCAATATAATTAG